CAATATAAGGATCAAAACCGAAAGAAGTTGTATTGGTAAATGACAATGGAATCTCAGGTCTGTTGTCTCTGTTGAACTGGCCATAGTCAGATTCACAGGAAAACATCACCAATGAAAGCATCAGGGTCATGAATATATTTAAAGTCTTTTTCATATTCTTGTTCTTTTATAATTAATCAATATCCCACCAAACTCTCACATTAGGAAGAACTATTTCGAAATTGGGGTTACGTGAAATTTCCTCATTGATATATTGGGCACGTACCGGTCTGGTTCCGTCAATTCCTACGGCATTTTGGTGATCTTGAAGTGCAGGGAATCCGGTTCTTCTGTAGTCATTCCATTGCTCAAGACCATTGCCGTACAAGGCAATATACTTCTGAGTCATGATTTTTTCAAGGTTTTCAGCTTGACTTCCGGTTAGGGTGACCTCAGCCAAATTCGTAGCGAAATAAGCATCAATCTGCTCTGCGGTCAATCCTGCATCTGTCATCGAAGCTCTGATACCTGCTTGGAAATAATCCTGTGCATTACCTGTAGTTCCCAAAACCAAAGCAGATTCAGCCAAAATAAAGGATGTCTGTGCATTGGTGACCAATCTGACAGGACCTTCACCGGATGCTCCGGTAACATAAGAACTGAATCTTGACCATGTACTCTGTGGCTGTGGTAATGTACCCCTGAATCCATTATCGATGGTGACGAAATCACCTGTCGGTCTGGTAACAAAGATGTTCAACCTCGGGTCATTTTTGCTTTGCAACAAATTTACAAACCTAGTACTGATCATCATGTCATTTTGGAAGAGAGAAACATAAGTCCACTCGTAAATAGGAGATCTACTTCCTACAGAAGTACCGAATCTGACATTCAAATTTTGGTTATTGGCTACTATATAATTGTTTCCGGCAATCACTTGGTTGATTACCTCTGTTGCCGCTGCAGGATTAACCCTTGAAATGGTGTTGGCCAATTTCAACAATAAGGAGTTACCGGCCCTTTTCCAGTTGTCAATGTTTCCTCCGTAGACAAGGTCATCAACACCTGGATTGATGTTCGATGCTACATTCAGATCCGCCAATCCTTCTCTGACCAAGTCAAAAAGACTTTGGATGCCATCTCCTCCCAAATAGATATTCTGCTGAGAATCCAATCTTGGTTGAGTGATTTCTGACCCTCTCAGGGCTTCAGAGTAAGGAATGTCTCCCCAAACGTCTGTAGTCAATGCAAAAGTGTATGCTTTCATAATCTTGGCAATACCTTTGTAACTGGAAGAACTGACCGCATCCGCAGAGGTGATCAATGCGTCATAAGTAATCAGGGCACCATTGTATATTTCAAATCTCCACTGATTACCGAAATTTGCACCGTCCAGGTTATAGATATCATAAGCAGCGGGCGCATTTCCTGCACCGGCTGTTACACTGACTATTGTCGATCCAAATCTGTTCAATTCATTCGCATTGGCAAAGGCAGAACCTGCCAAAGCTGTTGGCAATAATACATCAGGTGTTGCCGTGATCGGGTTGTTGGGTGTATCGTTGATATCAAGAAATTCCGAACAGGCTGTGGAGGTAAGCAAAGCTGCTGCTCCTATATATGTTAATAATTTTTTCATTTTTCCCCTAATTATAATGTAAATCTCAAGTTAACACCGTAATTCCTTGTTTGAGGCGCACCGCTCAAATCCATCCCTTGGATATTTCCAGCACCTTGGGTATTTACTTCGGGATCTGCCGGGAAGCCCGGAGCGAAGAAGAACAGGTTTCTGGCTGATACTCCAAACGAAGCCTGGCCAAATGGCGTGGACCTAAGGACTCTTGCCGGAATACTGTAGCTTAAGGAAACTTCCCTTAACCTATAAACGGTCGCATCAAATACTGCGCCTTCAGAAGCCAAACCACCTAAACTACCATAGTAGGTCTGAGCAGGTACTTGAATATTATTAGGTCTGTAAGTTCCATCCCCATTTGCAATCACTCCAGGAAGAATTCTGGGCTGATCTCTGTCTACTCCAGTATAGTCAATGTGACCTCCTGTTCTTAAATCAACTTGGTTGAAAGAATACAGTTGACCTCCATATCTTGCATCAATCAATGCATAGAAAGTAAGGTTTTTATAGGTAAAAGTATTTGCCAATCCTGCCAACCAATCCGGCTGGACATTGGCAATTACTGAATTTGGAACACCTGGGGCATAAGCACCTGTGGTTGGGTTTACCAATAAATCACCATTTTCATTTCTTGGGAATGCCGTAGAAATGACCACTCCATAAGGTTGGCCTACAGCAATAGAAGATGTGATCCCAATAAATCCTCCCGGAGGAATGCCTGAATTGTCAACCCCTTCAGCAATAGAAACAACTTCATTTCTGATCCTGGTAAAGTTCAGGTTGGCATCCCAAGTGAAGTCTCCTCTTTTGAATATAGTTGAAGACAACACTGCTTCAATACCTTTATTGGTCATTTCACCAATGTTAGTGGTTCTGGTATCAAATCCTGTTGATGGAGAAACCGCCACGTTGAAGATCTGATTGGTACTGACGGTATTAAAGTAAGCAAGATCCAAACCGAATCTGTTATTGAATAATCCTAAGTTCAAACCTACTTCATATGCTGTAACAAATTCAGGAGTCAGTTCAAAACTTCCGATTCTTCCTGCAGGAGTAAATCCGGGGATACTACCGCCCGCTACTGAAATCGGGAAATTGATACTGGCAACGTTATTTCCATATCCAGCACTGACCAATACGGATTGGAGTAAATATGGATCTGCATCTCTACCTACCCTTGCTGCACTTGCCCTGACTTTTGCATAAGAAAGAATATCAGATTGAATGTTGAATGCATCGGTTGGTACAAAACTTGCTGCAATTGATGGATAGAAATAAGCATTACTGGTTGTTGGCAATGTAGAGGACTGATCCACCCTACCTGACAATTCCAAAAACAGGTAATCATTATAATCTAAGCTGAGCTGCGCATAATAACCTATCAGTCTTCTTCTGGATTTAGATTCTGAGGAGTTGGTAAATACTGATGCATTGCTGACGTTGTCAAATCCCGGGATGGTCAGTGATTCACCTACCACACCCACATTTTGGAAATCCCTTTGATTGATATTTTGACCCAAAAGCAAATTGGCATTGATACCTTCAGCAAATAGATTAGCTTTTCTCATGGTGATCATCAAATCACCATTCAATTCAGATCTGAAAAGCACATCTTCATCCAACTGGCCCTGAGGAGCCCTTGCCGCTCCGATTCTAAGGGTTTGCTTTCTTCTATCAGTGTAAGTATCAGCAGTAGCTCTATAAGTTACATTCAACCAGTCTGTAAAATCATACCCTACGTTTAAATTACCGAAAATCCTGTCTACATTCAAATCGAATAATTCATTTTCCGCACTCCATAAAGGGTGGTTCTGAGCAGGGTTGTAATAAATACTTCTGCCCAATTCATCCTGAAATGGCCTTCCTGAAAAATCAAAAGACCTTGGGATACGGGTCATCTGACCCAAAGCAGAACCTCCATTACCAGCAGTACCCGCTCTTTGCTTGGATTTTACATAGGTCATAGTGCCTCCAACTTTAACCCCATTTTGGAGTTTTTTGTTACCACCTACCTGAACGCTATACCTGTCAAAACCAGTGTTTGGAATAATACCTTCCTGATTAGTGGAACTCAAATTCAACACATAGTTTTCGTCTGCATTACCTGACGCAATATTAATTCCATTTTGAAAAATTCTTCCTGTCTGGAAAAATTCTCTGAAATGATTAGGAAATGCCCGATAAGGAACCGTTTCACCTTGCGTATTCACTACTGTATCAAAACCTGGAGTTCCGAATCTTGGGCCCCAAGAGGCCGTGGTAGTAGGGACAAAATTGTTTTGCGTACCTTGACCATAATCGTTCTGCAGGGGTGCATAATCAATAGGATCCTGAAGGTTCAAGGAAGAAGTCACTGTGATTTCAGTCTTGTCACTCAATCCCCTACCGCTTTTGGTTGTAATAATAATGGCACCTGCAGAAGCCCTGGAGCCATAAAGTACGGCAGCAGCAGGACCTTTCAGGATATTGATGGATTGGATGCTTTCAGGAGCAATGTCATTTAATCTGTTACCCGGTTGAGAACCGAATACCCCAGTTTGAGTATTATCCGTGTCATTACTAAAGATAATTCCATCCACAACGATCAGTGGTTGGTTACTTCCGGTAAAAGAAGTTATACCTCTGATGTTAATATTGGTAGAAGTACCTGCACCCCCCGATGAACCACCAATGGTTACACCGGCAACTTTACCTTGTAGGGCATTCAGTAAATTGGGCTCTGATTTTTGGGACAATGCATCTCCCTTGATCGACTGCAATGAATACCCCAAGGATCTTTCATCCCGTTCTATACCTTGTGCGGTGACCACTACTTCAGAGAGCGCACTTATGTCTGGCTGCATAACAACATCCAGAATGGATCTCCCATCAATGAGCATTTCCTGAGTCCTGTATCCAACAAAACTGAATACTAAGGTATTGCTTCCAGAAGGAACATTCACTGAGAAATTCCCATCAAGGTCAGTTACCGACCCAGCGGCGGTACCTTTAACTTGGACATTGACCCCTGGTACACCATCCGGCTCATCCGCCGAAGTTACGCGTCCAGTTACAGTCCTACTCTGCGCCACTACGGAGAAAACCGTGATTAGTGTCAACGCAAAGCCTAGTAAAACTTTCTTCATACGTTTGTCTTTAAGATTATTTAACAGTAATTAACAATGCAATTATGAATACTTTTATTAATAAAAGCAAGATTAAAGAATAAAAGGGAAGTCATTTTTGAGTTCAATTTATTGGAATAGGTAGAATTAAAAGTACAAAACAACTTTTTCCCCAACATTATTTCAAAAACGGTAAATAAAGGCCCCTTTCTTTCTATTTTAATCAATTAATTTTATTTTTTTTCAATAAAATGCACTCCTAACCTTATTTTATTTTGAATGCTTTAATTTTGGGACCTGCCTTGGGAAAAGTTTTAACTGAAAATTTCAAAAAAATAAACTTTCAAATTGCCCGGATCAACTATTCTCCAAATTTAATCCTTTAAACTAAAAAATTATCCAAGATTGCGCTGATCTAATTCTTTTTAAATTAATTTCCAATAATTAAAATAATCCCCCAAGATTATTGTTTAAATGAAATTAAAAGGCAAATCTTACAGAAATGCCTATTTCGTCTTCCCAAAGTCCGGATTCCCCAAAACTATATGCTGGCTTCCAATCCAGAGAAACATTGATGGGGGCATTATAGAATTTATAATCCAGACCAATAATGGCATCCAATCCGAATTCGGATGAACTTGTCCGGTTATCACCCCATGGGGTATTTCTGTTTTCAGCGTTCCAGGTTCCATAATGCGCACCTCCACCAAAATACCAATCCAAGCCCCTGACTTCTCTGATATTATTGTGGACCTCAAATAATCCCGTAACTATAAGCCCACCCCACCTAGTGTACAGCAGTCCCTCCACTGCCATTGTCTCATTGATAAACTGCTTGACGGTAAGTCCATTTCCGGTTCCTGTTCTGATACCTATACCTGTATTGTATTGGGCTTTGGTTTCCTGGGCAAATGCCATTAAGGCCAAAGACATTAATAAGAAGAGTGATTTTTTCATGATTTTAAAAATTGGGTGATAATTAATTGGGATGTCTGAATTAGGGAGAAGTCTTCTTTCTCTCGGAAAGTGGATGGCAATCCGAGATTGGAAAAGGTATCCTTTTAAAACTTGGACTTGAATTTGAGATAGATAAGAAACACTTTCAGCATTGGTGACTTTTTTTGCTTTACTGAATCCAAGACGAAATAAAGCAATTCACCGAAATATTTTTACAAAATCATTCAAAAACATGAATTTTTTCGGGAGTGATACAATAATTAAGCCCAATATCGTGGGATTCAGCAGGTAAAATATTTTCAGGAGGAAAAAAAGTAAGACCTACCTTCCATACCGAGTCAGCTATTTTCGAAAGGAATTTATCATAATATCCTTTACCATAGCCTATCCTGTATCCCTTTTTATCAAATGCCAGCAAGGGAATCAGAACCAACTGGATTTTATCAGGTTCAACCTTTACAGCCCCAATCGGAAAAGGTATGCCCCAAGAATTCAATTTGAATTCTTTGACTTCCGAGATTTCAAAAGTATCCAAGGTATCTTCCAATTTATTGACCTCAGAAGTATACAGATGATAACCTGAACCCTGAAGCCGCTCAAAAAGTGGAAAGGTGTTCACTTCATTGAAACGTTTGATAGGTAGAAATATATGTATGTGCCTTATTTCAGGGCGAATGCTTAGAAAATCCAACAATCTTTTGGAAATTATTTCGGATTGAGCATTTATTTCCTCAGTAGTAAGTAATCTCCTCTTCAATAAATACTGCTCCCGGATTGTCTTCTTATCCATTTTCAGACTTTAATATTATGTAATTAAAATCAAATGGATCAAACAATTCGAAAAGTTCATCTAAAAAGTCTGGTGCTTCCAAGTAAAACTTCATGAAATTCTCTACCCTTTCCTGCGGGCTTCCTCCAGGAAAAAGTAGTTCCTGAATATCCTCTCTTCGGCGGATTTGAACGGATTGCCTTCTCTCTTCGGCTTTTCTGACTTTTTTGGACAATTGATCCATGATTTTCAGCGCTCTCACCTTACCTGCTTCAAATGCATTGCCGAGGCTTTTTTCCAATTCTGAGGCTTTTTGACCTGTCTGTTCAAAAATCCTGGACATACTTTCCTTTTCTTGCTCAAACTGAAAATCAACAACAGCATGGTTCAGAACAAAAGCTTTTTTCCAATCCAAAACCGTTTTGAACAACTCTTCATCTTTTAGTCCAAGCTGATTAATTTTTCTGGAAGCAACTGTGTCAAGGACCAATGCAAAATTCCTTGGCATGATGGCAGGAAACTGAACTTCAAAATGATCGAACATGGATTTGAGCTGCAACCAATATATAACTTCTGCTGGGCCGCCTAGGTATGCCAAATTCGGAAGAATCATTTCCTGGTACAAAGGTCTCAAAACGACATTTGGACTGAATCTTTCAGGGTGCAGGTCCAACTCCTCAAGAATCTCATTTTCTGAGAAAGAAACAGCTGTATTTAACACCTTATATATAGAGTCACTTTTTTCAATCCTTTCCCGGAGTCCATCCACCATATAAAAGAGATTGATATCCCTTGGATAAATCTGACTTTTATAACCCAAATCATCCAGTTTGCTGCTTTGGTCACTCGCAAATCTACTGGGCGCTTGGTTTACCAAATCCTCTTTAATAACCGGAATGAAAAGACGTTTTAAGTTGGCATCATTTCCATCCACTACTATCAAGCCTTTATCTCCAAATAAATGGTGAACATATTTCCTGACTGCTTCCGACAACTTCTCTGATTTCTGATAGGCCTCCTTAAAAAAATCAGGAACAAAGAATGCCACTTGTTGGAAAAACCCTCTGAAAGTCTCATCCAATTTAAAATCCCCAACTGCACCTTTTTGAGGAGATTTCCATTGATATTTCTTTCCATTCAACTTGAAATAATTGATTTCTTCAAAATCATGGTCTTCAGTAGCCATCCAATAAACCGGGACAAAGTGACAGTCCGGGTATGCTTTCTTTAACCGCTCTGCAAGATTGATCGTAGCAACAATTTTATAAATAAAATATAGTGGTCCGGTAAAAAGGTTCAGCTGATGACCTGTAGTAACCGTAAAGGTTTTTGAATCTGACAGGGAAGAAATCTGTTCCATAATCAATGCATCCCCCTCAAAACCCGCATATTGTTTTTTCAATGAGTCCACTAAGATCTGCCTGTTAGATAAGCTGAAATTCTTTCCTTTGATCAGGTTTTCGAAATTCGAAATTTCAGGATACTGATTGTAGAAAGAGAAGGTTTCTGGTTTTTGGCGGATATAATCTAAAAATAGGGGTGAAAACTGTCCGGTACACGCTGGGTCAACAGTGGATTTGATCATGGAAATAAGGGTTCAACAAAATGTTTGAAAGTACAATAGAAGTAAACTTGTCAACAAATGATAAAGTTCGCTTTTTTTCCCGAATTACAAGAACGGTTTCCCATCAGTTTAATAATTTCAAAAATTATGTAAGGGATATAGAAGGGAAGATGGGTAGATTTGTGGAGTAAGGAGTTTTGTCGGATGACCGATGACCGATGTTGGGGAAAGACGGGAGACCGAAGACCGAAGACCGAAGTTTGGGGAATCGTCATTCAGAACGAGCTTCTTGAAATCTTAAAACCATGGATAAACCTTAAGCGAAGTGAGGAATCCCCTATGGAGGAAGAGTAATTCGCTGTGGGAAATGGGGAGTTGGGAGTTTTGTCCGATGACCGATGTTGGGGAAAGACGGAAGACAGAAGACCGAAGTTTGGATTCCCTGTGGAGTAAAGAATCCCAGAAATGGGCTCAGTGTAATTGGAAATCCCGATAGGGATTCAATCCCGAAGGGGTATTTGCCCCGGGTGAAACCCGGAGGATTTAAAATAGGAATGAGCGTTCCTAAAACCCTGAAGGGGTTTAATTAATCTGATCTGCTGATAGCGTGAAAATTTATGAGAAAGTGGGAAGTTGGGGAAGGACGGGAGACCTAAGTGCTTATCCTGCCAAAGGCAGGCAGGCACAATGACGCTATTCCCATCTTTACCTCAGTATCTCAAGTCTCATGTCTGCCTGCCGGTAGGCATGTCTCAAGTCTCAAGTATAAAAAAAAATGAAAAAACAAGAAATACCCGTAACCGGAATGAGTTGTGCAGCATGTGCCATCAGCGTGGAGAAAACATTGGGAAACAGTCCGGGAGTAAAAAAAGCTGCTGTCAATTATGCCAATCAGATCGCCTGGGTGGAATGGGATGAAGTGGAAGTTTCTCTCGATGAGTTACAGCAGCAGGTAAAAGCCAGTGGTTACGATCTCTTGATTGAGAAAATCGAGCAGGAAGACCTGGAAAACCTACAAAAAGAGGCTCACATTGATTTAAAAAGAAAAACAAGATATGCCGGTCTACTGGCTTTACCTGTTTTCCTGATAGGCATGTTTTGGATGGATATGCCCTATGGCAATTACATCATGTGGGTTTTTACAACTCCGGTTTTATTGGTTTTCGGGAATCAGTTTTTCAAACAGGCCTGGAAATTGGCCAAAAACAAAGAGGCCAATATGGATACTTTGGTCGCCCTCAGTACAGGAATCGCTTATATCTATAGCAGTTTCAACACCTTTTTCCCTGAATTTCTTTTGGCAAAAGGTCTTGTTCCCCATGTGTATTTTGAGGCAGCGGCAGTGATCATTTTTTTTATTCTACTGGGAAAGACCCTGGAATCGGGCGCAAAAGCAGGAACCGGTGCAGCTTTGAAAAAACTGATGGGTTTACAGCCACAGGACTTGATAGTAGTGGAAAACGGTGTAGAAAATCTCAAAAAAACCTCTGAAGTCAAAAAAGGAGAAGTGATTCTGGTCAAACCGGGCCAGAAAATCCCTTTGGACGGAAAAGTATTGGAAGGTACTTCTTATGTAAATGAAAGCATGTTGACCGGAGAACCCATTCCCCTTATCAAATCATCGGGAGACAAAGTTTTTGCCGGAACCGTTAATCAGGAAGGTAGTTTTACCTTTCAAGCCGAACAGGTTGGTGATCACACCCTATTATCGCAGATTATCCAAAGGGTGAAAAAAGCACAAGGCTCAAAAGCCCCAGTACAGAAGATGGTCGATCAGGTAGCCGGGATATTTGTACCTACTGTATTGTTGATCGGATTGATTACATTTCTTGTGTGGGGATTCAGTGGGGTGGAAGATTCCTGGTTGAGGGGGATGTTGGCTATGATTACAGTATTGGTGATTGCCTGTCCCTGTGCGCTTGGTCTGGCCACACCTACCGCTATCATGGCCGCCATGGGCAAAGGTGCCGAAATGGGGATTCTTATCAAGAATGCTGAAAGCCTGGAAAAAGGAAAAGAAATCGACACTTTGGTCCTGGATAAGACCGGTACGATCACAGAAGGCAATCCAAAAGTGACAGAGGCGTATTTTTCAGATAAATGCGAAAAATCTGACCTGTCTTATCTCCTAGCCTTGGAATCAAAAAGTGAACATCCATTAGCAAATGCCATCAGTACTTCCCTGTCGAAAGATTCCAAAGCACTGCCCCTAAAATCATTCAAAAGTGTCACCGGTAAAGGGGTATGGGGTAAATCAGAGACATCTGAATTCAGGATCGGTAATTCAAAATGGCTGGAACAGGAAGGGGTAATCCTGGACGAAAAGCTCTTGAAGATTGCAGACGACTCATTGCAGGAAGGGGCAATTATCGTATTTGCGGCCAAAGACCATCAACATATCGGACTCTTTAAAATCGCAGATCCGATCAAAGAAACATCCATCAAGGCCATTTCAGAATTAAAGAAAATGGGTATCAGTATCCATATGCTGACCGGAGACCAAAAAAACACTGCGGCTTGGGTGGCTAATGAAGTAGGCATTGAACATTTTAGTGCGGAAATGCTACCTCAGGACAAGGCTTCTTATGTCCAACAATTACAATCTACCGGAAAGAAAGTAGCCATGGCCGGTGATGGCATCAATGACAGTGAAGCTTTGGGATATGCAGATCTGAGCATTGCCATGGGAAAAGGGACTGATATAGCCATGGAAGTGGCAGAAGTTACCCTGGTTCATTCAGACTTAAGTCAAATTCCAAAAACACTGCTTTTGACCAAAAAAACGGTGAGCATAATTAGGCAAAACCTCTTTTGGGCATTTATTTATAATATCATTGGCATCCCCATAGCCGCCGGCATCCTTTACCCTTCATTTGGATTTCTTTTAAATCCCATGTTGGCGGCAGCAGCGATGGCACTCAGTTCTGTATCAGTAGTAGGAAACAGTCTGAGATTAAGGCGGGGGTAGGTGGTAGGTATTTCAGGTCTTGTCCACCGCGGAAGAGGTCTTAAACCTGAGACCTAAATCTTGTATCTTGCGTCTTGTGTCTTGTGTCTCAAATCTTAATAAAACTATGAAAAAAATCGAATTCAAAACCAATGTGAAGTGCGGAGCTTGTGTAGCCACCATTACCCCTGAAATGGAAAAATTATCTGCCCAATCCTGGAGTGTTGACCTGACCCATCCTGACAGGATTTTGACCGTAGAGGGAAATCTTGAAGAAGAGGCAGTTCTCGAGGCTTTGGAAAAATCAGGGTATAAGGGAGAAATC
This window of the Aquiflexum balticum DSM 16537 genome carries:
- a CDS encoding SusD/RagB family nutrient-binding outer membrane lipoprotein, with amino-acid sequence MKKLLTYIGAAALLTSTACSEFLDINDTPNNPITATPDVLLPTALAGSAFANANELNRFGSTIVSVTAGAGNAPAAYDIYNLDGANFGNQWRFEIYNGALITYDALITSADAVSSSSYKGIAKIMKAYTFALTTDVWGDIPYSEALRGSEITQPRLDSQQNIYLGGDGIQSLFDLVREGLADLNVASNINPGVDDLVYGGNIDNWKRAGNSLLLKLANTISRVNPAAATEVINQVIAGNNYIVANNQNLNVRFGTSVGSRSPIYEWTYVSLFQNDMMISTRFVNLLQSKNDPRLNIFVTRPTGDFVTIDNGFRGTLPQPQSTWSRFSSYVTGASGEGPVRLVTNAQTSFILAESALVLGTTGNAQDYFQAGIRASMTDAGLTAEQIDAYFATNLAEVTLTGSQAENLEKIMTQKYIALYGNGLEQWNDYRRTGFPALQDHQNAVGIDGTRPVRAQYINEEISRNPNFEIVLPNVRVWWDID
- the bshC gene encoding bacillithiol biosynthesis cysteine-adding enzyme BshC, which translates into the protein MIKSTVDPACTGQFSPLFLDYIRQKPETFSFYNQYPEISNFENLIKGKNFSLSNRQILVDSLKKQYAGFEGDALIMEQISSLSDSKTFTVTTGHQLNLFTGPLYFIYKIVATINLAERLKKAYPDCHFVPVYWMATEDHDFEEINYFKLNGKKYQWKSPQKGAVGDFKLDETFRGFFQQVAFFVPDFFKEAYQKSEKLSEAVRKYVHHLFGDKGLIVVDGNDANLKRLFIPVIKEDLVNQAPSRFASDQSSKLDDLGYKSQIYPRDINLFYMVDGLRERIEKSDSIYKVLNTAVSFSENEILEELDLHPERFSPNVVLRPLYQEMILPNLAYLGGPAEVIYWLQLKSMFDHFEVQFPAIMPRNFALVLDTVASRKINQLGLKDEELFKTVLDWKKAFVLNHAVVDFQFEQEKESMSRIFEQTGQKASELEKSLGNAFEAGKVRALKIMDQLSKKVRKAEERRQSVQIRRREDIQELLFPGGSPQERVENFMKFYLEAPDFLDELFELFDPFDFNYIILKSENG
- a CDS encoding heavy metal translocating P-type ATPase → MKKQEIPVTGMSCAACAISVEKTLGNSPGVKKAAVNYANQIAWVEWDEVEVSLDELQQQVKASGYDLLIEKIEQEDLENLQKEAHIDLKRKTRYAGLLALPVFLIGMFWMDMPYGNYIMWVFTTPVLLVFGNQFFKQAWKLAKNKEANMDTLVALSTGIAYIYSSFNTFFPEFLLAKGLVPHVYFEAAAVIIFFILLGKTLESGAKAGTGAALKKLMGLQPQDLIVVENGVENLKKTSEVKKGEVILVKPGQKIPLDGKVLEGTSYVNESMLTGEPIPLIKSSGDKVFAGTVNQEGSFTFQAEQVGDHTLLSQIIQRVKKAQGSKAPVQKMVDQVAGIFVPTVLLIGLITFLVWGFSGVEDSWLRGMLAMITVLVIACPCALGLATPTAIMAAMGKGAEMGILIKNAESLEKGKEIDTLVLDKTGTITEGNPKVTEAYFSDKCEKSDLSYLLALESKSEHPLANAISTSLSKDSKALPLKSFKSVTGKGVWGKSETSEFRIGNSKWLEQEGVILDEKLLKIADDSLQEGAIIVFAAKDHQHIGLFKIADPIKETSIKAISELKKMGISIHMLTGDQKNTAAWVANEVGIEHFSAEMLPQDKASYVQQLQSTGKKVAMAGDGINDSEALGYADLSIAMGKGTDIAMEVAEVTLVHSDLSQIPKTLLLTKKTVSIIRQNLFWAFIYNIIGIPIAAGILYPSFGFLLNPMLAAAAMALSSVSVVGNSLRLRRG
- a CDS encoding cation transporter, which encodes MKKIEFKTNVKCGACVATITPEMEKLSAQSWSVDLTHPDRILTVEGNLEEEAVLEALEKSGYKGEIIS
- a CDS encoding 5-formyltetrahydrofolate cyclo-ligase translates to MDKKTIREQYLLKRRLLTTEEINAQSEIISKRLLDFLSIRPEIRHIHIFLPIKRFNEVNTFPLFERLQGSGYHLYTSEVNKLEDTLDTFEISEVKEFKLNSWGIPFPIGAVKVEPDKIQLVLIPLLAFDKKGYRIGYGKGYYDKFLSKIADSVWKVGLTFFPPENILPAESHDIGLNYCITPEKIHVFE
- a CDS encoding SusC/RagA family TonB-linked outer membrane protein produces the protein MKKVLLGFALTLITVFSVVAQSRTVTGRVTSADEPDGVPGVNVQVKGTAAGSVTDLDGNFSVNVPSGSNTLVFSFVGYRTQEMLIDGRSILDVVMQPDISALSEVVVTAQGIERDERSLGYSLQSIKGDALSQKSEPNLLNALQGKVAGVTIGGSSGGAGTSTNINIRGITSFTGSNQPLIVVDGIIFSNDTDNTQTGVFGSQPGNRLNDIAPESIQSINILKGPAAAVLYGSRASAGAIIITTKSGRGLSDKTEITVTSSLNLQDPIDYAPLQNDYGQGTQNNFVPTTTASWGPRFGTPGFDTVVNTQGETVPYRAFPNHFREFFQTGRIFQNGINIASGNADENYVLNLSSTNQEGIIPNTGFDRYSVQVGGNKKLQNGVKVGGTMTYVKSKQRAGTAGNGGSALGQMTRIPRSFDFSGRPFQDELGRSIYYNPAQNHPLWSAENELFDLNVDRIFGNLNVGYDFTDWLNVTYRATADTYTDRRKQTLRIGAARAPQGQLDEDVLFRSELNGDLMITMRKANLFAEGINANLLLGQNINQRDFQNVGVVGESLTIPGFDNVSNASVFTNSSESKSRRRLIGYYAQLSLDYNDYLFLELSGRVDQSSTLPTTSNAYFYPSIAASFVPTDAFNIQSDILSYAKVRASAARVGRDADPYLLQSVLVSAGYGNNVASINFPISVAGGSIPGFTPAGRIGSFELTPEFVTAYEVGLNLGLFNNRFGLDLAYFNTVSTNQIFNVAVSPSTGFDTRTTNIGEMTNKGIEAVLSSTIFKRGDFTWDANLNFTRIRNEVVSIAEGVDNSGIPPGGFIGITSSIAVGQPYGVVISTAFPRNENGDLLVNPTTGAYAPGVPNSVIANVQPDWLAGLANTFTYKNLTFYALIDARYGGQLYSFNQVDLRTGGHIDYTGVDRDQPRILPGVIANGDGTYRPNNIQVPAQTYYGSLGGLASEGAVFDATVYRLREVSLSYSIPARVLRSTPFGQASFGVSARNLFFFAPGFPADPEVNTQGAGNIQGMDLSGAPQTRNYGVNLRFTL